From a single Leopardus geoffroyi isolate Oge1 chromosome E1, O.geoffroyi_Oge1_pat1.0, whole genome shotgun sequence genomic region:
- the SGSM2 gene encoding small G protein signaling modulator 2 isoform X2 yields MGSAEDAVKEKLLWNVKKEVKQIMEEAVTRKFVHEDSSHIIALCGAVEACLLHQLRRRAAGFLRSDKMAALFTKVGKTCPVAGEICHKVQELQQQVEGRKPSAGNQDALRRQGSASGKAPALSLQALKHIWVRTALIEKVLDRVMQYLVENCSKYYEKEALLADPVFGPILASLLVGPCALEYTKLKTADHYWTDPSADELVQRHRIRGPPNRQDSPAKRPALGIRKRHSSGNASEDRLAACAREYVESLHQNSRTRLLYGKNNVLVQPKEDMEAVPGYLSLHQSAESLTLKWTPNQLMNGTLGDSELEKSVYWDYALVVPFSQIVCIHCHQQKSGGTLVLVSQDGIQRPPLHFPQGGHLLSFLSCLENGLLPRGQLEPPLWTQQGKGKVFPKLRKRSSVRTVDVEEMGTGRATDYVFRIIYPGHRHEHITINYHHLAASRAASVDDDEEEEDKLHAMLSMICSRNLTAPNPMKDAGDMIEMQGFGPSLPTWHLEALCRQGPSCLSCSTSSSPYAAPSHCSRVPDRLPLRLLCESMKRQIVSRAFYGWLAYCRHLSTVRTHLSALVRHSIIPPARPPGASGGLTKDVWSKYQKDEKNYKELELLRQVYYGGVQHEIRKDVWPFLLGHYKFGMSKKEMEQVDSAVAARYKRVLAEWKACEVAVRQRERDAQPATLTKFSSGSSIDSHVQRLIHRDSTISNDVFLSVDDLEPPKPPGAEDPRPEPEQEPEAGPPGTTMVEQQQSVEFDSPDSGLPSSRNYSVASGIQSSIDEGQSMGFEEEDDGGGEEGSDGPVLAARVFSEPQDPTQEKASRARELEAGEELAAVCAAAYTIELLDTMALNLHRIDKDVQRCDRNYWYFTPPNLERLRDVMCSYVWEHLDVGYVQGMCDLLAPLLVVLDDDQLAYSCFSHLMKRMSQNFPNGGAMDTHFANMRSLIQILDSELFELMHQNGDYTHFYFCYRWFLLDFKRELLYEDVFAVWEVIWAARHISSEHFVLFIALALVEAYREIIRDNNMDFTDIIKFFNERAEHHDAQEILQIARDLVHKVQMLIENK; encoded by the exons GTGCAGTGGAGGCTTGCCTGCTACATCAGCTGAGACGCCGTGCTGCCGGCTTCCTGCGCAGTGACAAGATGGCAGCCCTATTCACCAAGGTGGGGAAGACATGCCCAGTGGCTGGGGAGATTTGCCACAAGGTACAAGAGCTACAGCAACAAGTAGAGGGCAG GAAACCCTCAGCGGGCAACCAGGATGCCCTGCGGAGACAGGGCTCTGCCAGCGGGAAGGCCCCGGCTCTCAGCCTACAGGCCTTAAAACACATATGGGTACGCACAGCGCTCATCGAGAAAGTGTTGGACAGGGTCATGCAGTACCTCGTGGAAAACTGCAG CAAGTACTACGAGAAGGAAGCGTTACTGGCAGATCCTGTATTTGGCCCCATCTTGGCCTCTCTTCTAG TGGGACCTTGTGCCTTGGAGTACACCAAGCTCAAGACTGCTGATCACTACTGGACTGACCCCTCTGCTGATGAGCTAGTCCAGAGGCACCGTATCCGGGGTCCCCCTAATCGCCAGGACTCCCCTGCAAAGCGCCCAGCCCTAGGA ATTCGGAAGCGGCACTCAAGTGGCAATGCATCAGAGGACAGGCTAGCTGCCTGTGCTCGCGAGTATGTGGAGTCCCTGCACCAGAATTCAAGAACACGGTTGCTCTACGGCAAGAACAACGTGCTAGTGCAGCCA AAGGAGGACATGGAGGCTGTCCCTGGCTACCTCTCCCTGCACCAGTCCGCAGAGAGCCTAACTCTGAAATGGACCCCCAACCAACTCATGAACGGGACTCTGGGGGACTCCGAGCTGGAGAAAAG CGTTTACTGGGACTATGCCCTGGTTGTGCCCTTCAGTCAGATTGTCTGCATCCACTGCCACCAGCAAA AGAGCGGCGGCACACTCGTGCTGGTGAGCCAGGATGGCATCCAGAGGCCGCCACTGCACTTCCCACAGGGAGGACACCTGCTGTCCTTTCTGTCCTGCCTGGAGAATGGACTTCTGCCCCGAGGACAGCTGGAGCCCCCGCTCTGGACCCAGCAGGGGAAG GGGAAAGTGTTCCCCAAGCTACGGAAACGCAGCAGCGTGCGGACTGTGGATGTGGAGGAGATGGGCACCGGGAGGGCCACAGACTACGTGTTCCGGATCATTTACCCTGGCCACAGGCACGAGCACA TCACTATTAACTACCACCACCTAGCGGCCAGCCGCGCGGCCTCGGTGGACgatgatgaggaagaggaggataaACTGCACGCGATGCTCTCAATGATCTGCTCGCGGAACCTCACAGCTCCCAATCCGATGAAAG ATGCTGGTGACATGATTGAAATGCAGGGCTTTGGGCCCAGCCTGCCAACCTGGCACCTGGAGGCCCTGTGCCGCCAgggcccctcctgcctctcctgctcCACCAGCAGCTCCCCATATGCAGCCCCCAGCCATTGCAGCCGTGTCCCCGACCG GTTGCCCCTCAGGCTGCTGTGTGAGAGCATGAAGAGGCAGATTGTGTCCCGGGCCTTCTACGGCT GGCTGGCTTACTGCCGCCACCTGTCCACGGTGAGGACCCATCTGTCAGCGCTCGTGCGTCACAGCATCATCCCGCCTGCCCGGCCCCCAGGAGCCTCCGGGGGCCTCACCAAGGACGTGTGGAGCAAGTATCAGAAGGATGAAAAG AACTACAAGGAGTTGGAGCTGCTACGGCAAGTTTACTATGGAGGTGTGCAGCACGAGATCCGTAAGGATGTCTGGCCCTTTCTGCTTGGCCACTACAAGTTTGGCATGAGCAAGAAGGAGATGGAGCAG GTGGACTCAGCAGTGGCAGCAAGGTACAAGCGGGTGCTGGCAGAGTGGAAGGCCTGCGAGGTGGCAGTGAGGCAGCGGGAGAGGGACGCTCAGCCAGCCACACTCACCAAGTTCTCCTCGGGCAGCAGCATCGACAGCCATGTGCAGCGCCTCATCCACCGAGATTCCACCATCAGCAATGAC GTATTTCTCTCTGTGGATGACCTGGAGCCCCCAAAGCCCCCAGGCGCTGAAGATCCCAGACCCGAGCCTGAGCAGGAGCCGGAAGCAGGGCCCCCCGGCACCACCATGGTGGAACAGCAGCAGTCAGTGGAGTTTGACTCTCCAGACTCAGGACTGCCATCCTCTCGCAATTACTCCGTGGCCTCGGGCATCCAGTCGAGCATAGACGAGGGGCAGAGCATGGGCTTCGAGGAGGAGGACGATGGCGGTGGGGAGGAAGGCTCCGACGGGCCGGTCCTGGCAGCCCGTGTTTTCTCCGAGCCCCAAGATCCCACCCAGGAGAAGGCCTCGCGGGCTCGCgagctggaggcaggggaggagctggcGGCCGTGTGCGCTGCTGCCTACACT ATAGAATTACTGGATACTATGGCCTTAAATCTGCACCGCATAGACAAGGATGTGCAGCGATGTGACCGCAATTACTGGTACTTCACGCCCCCCAACCTGGAGAGGCTCAGAGACGTCATGTGCAG CTACGTGTGGGAGCACCTGGACGTGGGCTATGTGCAGGGCATGTGCGACCTGCTGGCACCTCTCCTGGTCGTCCTCGATGATG ATCAGCTGGCCTACAGCTGTTTCAGCCACCTCATGAAGAGGATGAGCCAGAACTTCCCCAACGGGGGCGCCATGGACACCCACTTTGCCAACATGCGCTCCCTCATCCAG ATCCTGGACTCAGAGCTGTTTGAGCTGATGCATCAGAATGGAGACTACACCCACTTTTACTTCTGTTACCGCTGGTTCCTCCTGGATTTTAAGAGAG AGCTGCTATACGAGGACGTGTTTGCCGTGTGGGAAGTGATCTGGGCGGCCCGGCACATCTCATCAGAGCACTTTGTCCTGTTCATCGCCCTGGCCCTGGTAGAGGCCTACCGTGAGATTATCCGGGACAACAACATGGACTTCACCGACATCATCAAGTTCTTCAATG AACGGGCTGAGCATCACGATGCCCAGGAGATCCTGCAGATTGCCCGGGACCTCGTCCACAAGGTGCAGATGCTCATAGAGAACAAGTGA
- the SGSM2 gene encoding small G protein signaling modulator 2 isoform X5, translating to MGSAEDAVKEKLLWNVKKEVKQIMEEAVTRKFVHEDSSHIIALCGAVEACLLHQLRRRAAGFLRSDKMAALFTKVGKTCPVAGEICHKVQELQQQVEGRKPSAGNQDALRRQGSASGKAPALSLQALKHIWVRTALIEKVLDRVMQYLVENCSKYYEKEALLADPVFGPILASLLVGPCALEYTKLKTADHYWTDPSADELVQRHRIRGPPNRQDSPAKRPALGIRKRHSSGNASEDRLAACAREYVESLHQNSRTRLLYGKNNVLVQPKEDMEAVPGYLSLHQSAESLTLKWTPNQLMNGTLGDSELEKSVYWDYALVVPFSQIVCIHCHQQKSGGTLVLVSQDGIQRPPLHFPQGGHLLSFLSCLENGLLPRGQLEPPLWTQQGKGKVFPKLRKRSSVRTVDVEEMGTGRATDYVFRIIYPGHRHEHNAGDMIEMQGFGPSLPTWHLEALCRQGPSCLSCSTSSSPYAAPSHCSRVPDRLPLRLLCESMKRQIVSRAFYGWLAYCRHLSTVRTHLSALVRHSIIPPARPPGASGGLTKDVWSKYQKDEKNYKELELLRQVYYGGVQHEIRKDVWPFLLGHYKFGMSKKEMEQVDSAVAARYKRVLAEWKACEVAVRQRERDAQPATLTKFSSGSSIDSHVQRLIHRDSTISNDVFLSVDDLEPPKPPGAEDPRPEPEQEPEAGPPGTTMVEQQQSVEFDSPDSGLPSSRNYSVASGIQSSIDEGQSMGFEEEDDGGGEEGSDGPVLAARVFSEPQDPTQEKASRARELEAGEELAAVCAAAYTIELLDTMALNLHRIDKDVQRCDRNYWYFTPPNLERLRDVMCSYVWEHLDVGYVQGMCDLLAPLLVVLDDDQLAYSCFSHLMKRMSQNFPNGGAMDTHFANMRSLIQILDSELFELMHQNGDYTHFYFCYRWFLLDFKRELLYEDVFAVWEVIWAARHISSEHFVLFIALALVEAYREIIRDNNMDFTDIIKFFNERAEHHDAQEILQIARDLVHKVQMLIENK from the exons GTGCAGTGGAGGCTTGCCTGCTACATCAGCTGAGACGCCGTGCTGCCGGCTTCCTGCGCAGTGACAAGATGGCAGCCCTATTCACCAAGGTGGGGAAGACATGCCCAGTGGCTGGGGAGATTTGCCACAAGGTACAAGAGCTACAGCAACAAGTAGAGGGCAG GAAACCCTCAGCGGGCAACCAGGATGCCCTGCGGAGACAGGGCTCTGCCAGCGGGAAGGCCCCGGCTCTCAGCCTACAGGCCTTAAAACACATATGGGTACGCACAGCGCTCATCGAGAAAGTGTTGGACAGGGTCATGCAGTACCTCGTGGAAAACTGCAG CAAGTACTACGAGAAGGAAGCGTTACTGGCAGATCCTGTATTTGGCCCCATCTTGGCCTCTCTTCTAG TGGGACCTTGTGCCTTGGAGTACACCAAGCTCAAGACTGCTGATCACTACTGGACTGACCCCTCTGCTGATGAGCTAGTCCAGAGGCACCGTATCCGGGGTCCCCCTAATCGCCAGGACTCCCCTGCAAAGCGCCCAGCCCTAGGA ATTCGGAAGCGGCACTCAAGTGGCAATGCATCAGAGGACAGGCTAGCTGCCTGTGCTCGCGAGTATGTGGAGTCCCTGCACCAGAATTCAAGAACACGGTTGCTCTACGGCAAGAACAACGTGCTAGTGCAGCCA AAGGAGGACATGGAGGCTGTCCCTGGCTACCTCTCCCTGCACCAGTCCGCAGAGAGCCTAACTCTGAAATGGACCCCCAACCAACTCATGAACGGGACTCTGGGGGACTCCGAGCTGGAGAAAAG CGTTTACTGGGACTATGCCCTGGTTGTGCCCTTCAGTCAGATTGTCTGCATCCACTGCCACCAGCAAA AGAGCGGCGGCACACTCGTGCTGGTGAGCCAGGATGGCATCCAGAGGCCGCCACTGCACTTCCCACAGGGAGGACACCTGCTGTCCTTTCTGTCCTGCCTGGAGAATGGACTTCTGCCCCGAGGACAGCTGGAGCCCCCGCTCTGGACCCAGCAGGGGAAG GGGAAAGTGTTCCCCAAGCTACGGAAACGCAGCAGCGTGCGGACTGTGGATGTGGAGGAGATGGGCACCGGGAGGGCCACAGACTACGTGTTCCGGATCATTTACCCTGGCCACAGGCACGAGCACA ATGCTGGTGACATGATTGAAATGCAGGGCTTTGGGCCCAGCCTGCCAACCTGGCACCTGGAGGCCCTGTGCCGCCAgggcccctcctgcctctcctgctcCACCAGCAGCTCCCCATATGCAGCCCCCAGCCATTGCAGCCGTGTCCCCGACCG GTTGCCCCTCAGGCTGCTGTGTGAGAGCATGAAGAGGCAGATTGTGTCCCGGGCCTTCTACGGCT GGCTGGCTTACTGCCGCCACCTGTCCACGGTGAGGACCCATCTGTCAGCGCTCGTGCGTCACAGCATCATCCCGCCTGCCCGGCCCCCAGGAGCCTCCGGGGGCCTCACCAAGGACGTGTGGAGCAAGTATCAGAAGGATGAAAAG AACTACAAGGAGTTGGAGCTGCTACGGCAAGTTTACTATGGAGGTGTGCAGCACGAGATCCGTAAGGATGTCTGGCCCTTTCTGCTTGGCCACTACAAGTTTGGCATGAGCAAGAAGGAGATGGAGCAG GTGGACTCAGCAGTGGCAGCAAGGTACAAGCGGGTGCTGGCAGAGTGGAAGGCCTGCGAGGTGGCAGTGAGGCAGCGGGAGAGGGACGCTCAGCCAGCCACACTCACCAAGTTCTCCTCGGGCAGCAGCATCGACAGCCATGTGCAGCGCCTCATCCACCGAGATTCCACCATCAGCAATGAC GTATTTCTCTCTGTGGATGACCTGGAGCCCCCAAAGCCCCCAGGCGCTGAAGATCCCAGACCCGAGCCTGAGCAGGAGCCGGAAGCAGGGCCCCCCGGCACCACCATGGTGGAACAGCAGCAGTCAGTGGAGTTTGACTCTCCAGACTCAGGACTGCCATCCTCTCGCAATTACTCCGTGGCCTCGGGCATCCAGTCGAGCATAGACGAGGGGCAGAGCATGGGCTTCGAGGAGGAGGACGATGGCGGTGGGGAGGAAGGCTCCGACGGGCCGGTCCTGGCAGCCCGTGTTTTCTCCGAGCCCCAAGATCCCACCCAGGAGAAGGCCTCGCGGGCTCGCgagctggaggcaggggaggagctggcGGCCGTGTGCGCTGCTGCCTACACT ATAGAATTACTGGATACTATGGCCTTAAATCTGCACCGCATAGACAAGGATGTGCAGCGATGTGACCGCAATTACTGGTACTTCACGCCCCCCAACCTGGAGAGGCTCAGAGACGTCATGTGCAG CTACGTGTGGGAGCACCTGGACGTGGGCTATGTGCAGGGCATGTGCGACCTGCTGGCACCTCTCCTGGTCGTCCTCGATGATG ATCAGCTGGCCTACAGCTGTTTCAGCCACCTCATGAAGAGGATGAGCCAGAACTTCCCCAACGGGGGCGCCATGGACACCCACTTTGCCAACATGCGCTCCCTCATCCAG ATCCTGGACTCAGAGCTGTTTGAGCTGATGCATCAGAATGGAGACTACACCCACTTTTACTTCTGTTACCGCTGGTTCCTCCTGGATTTTAAGAGAG AGCTGCTATACGAGGACGTGTTTGCCGTGTGGGAAGTGATCTGGGCGGCCCGGCACATCTCATCAGAGCACTTTGTCCTGTTCATCGCCCTGGCCCTGGTAGAGGCCTACCGTGAGATTATCCGGGACAACAACATGGACTTCACCGACATCATCAAGTTCTTCAATG AACGGGCTGAGCATCACGATGCCCAGGAGATCCTGCAGATTGCCCGGGACCTCGTCCACAAGGTGCAGATGCTCATAGAGAACAAGTGA
- the SGSM2 gene encoding small G protein signaling modulator 2 isoform X4 encodes MGSAEDAVKEKLLWNVKKEVKQIMEEAVTRKFVHEDSSHIIALCGAVEACLLHQLRRRAAGFLRSDKMAALFTKVGKTCPVAGEICHKVQELQQQVEGRKPSAGNQDALRRQGSASGKAPALSLQALKHIWVRTALIEKVLDRVMQYLVENCSKYYEKEALLADPVFGPILASLLVGPCALEYTKLKTADHYWTDPSADELVQRHRIRGPPNRQDSPAKRPALGIRKRHSSGNASEDRLAACAREYVESLHQNSRTRLLYGKNNVLVQPKEDMEAVPGYLSLHQSAESLTLKWTPNQLMNGTLGDSELEKSVYWDYALVVPFSQIVCIHCHQQKSGGTLVLVSQDGIQRPPLHFPQGGHLLSFLSCLENGLLPRGQLEPPLWTQQGKGKVFPKLRKRSSVRTVDVEEMGTGRATDYVFRIIYPGHRHEHNAGDMIEMQGFGPSLPTWHLEALCRQGPSCLSCSTSSSPYAAPSHCSRVPDRLPLRLLCESMKRQIVSRAFYGWLAYCRHLSTVRTHLSALVRHSIIPPARPPGASGGLTKDVWSKYQKDEKNYKELELLRQVYYGGVQHEIRKDVWPFLLGHYKFGMSKKEMEQVDSAVAARYKRVLAEWKACEVAVRQRERDAQPATLTKFSSGSSIDSHVQRLIHRDSTISNDVFLSVDDLEPPKPPGAEDPRPEPEQEPEAGPPGTTMVEQQQSVEFDSPDSGLPSSRNYSVASGIQSSIDEGQSMGFEEEDDGGGEEGSDGPVLAARVFSEPQDPTQEKASRARELEAGEELAAVCAAAYTIELLDTMALNLHRIDKDVQRCDRNYWYFTPPNLERLRDVMCSYVWEHLDVGYVQGMCDLLAPLLVVLDDDQLAYSCFSHLMKRMSQNFPNGGAMDTHFANMRSLIQILDSELFELMHQNGDYTHFYFCYRWFLLDFKRELLYEDVFAVWEVIWAARHISSEHFVLFIALALVEAYREIIRDNNMDFTDIIKFFNVLSPPERAEHHDAQEILQIARDLVHKVQMLIENK; translated from the exons GTGCAGTGGAGGCTTGCCTGCTACATCAGCTGAGACGCCGTGCTGCCGGCTTCCTGCGCAGTGACAAGATGGCAGCCCTATTCACCAAGGTGGGGAAGACATGCCCAGTGGCTGGGGAGATTTGCCACAAGGTACAAGAGCTACAGCAACAAGTAGAGGGCAG GAAACCCTCAGCGGGCAACCAGGATGCCCTGCGGAGACAGGGCTCTGCCAGCGGGAAGGCCCCGGCTCTCAGCCTACAGGCCTTAAAACACATATGGGTACGCACAGCGCTCATCGAGAAAGTGTTGGACAGGGTCATGCAGTACCTCGTGGAAAACTGCAG CAAGTACTACGAGAAGGAAGCGTTACTGGCAGATCCTGTATTTGGCCCCATCTTGGCCTCTCTTCTAG TGGGACCTTGTGCCTTGGAGTACACCAAGCTCAAGACTGCTGATCACTACTGGACTGACCCCTCTGCTGATGAGCTAGTCCAGAGGCACCGTATCCGGGGTCCCCCTAATCGCCAGGACTCCCCTGCAAAGCGCCCAGCCCTAGGA ATTCGGAAGCGGCACTCAAGTGGCAATGCATCAGAGGACAGGCTAGCTGCCTGTGCTCGCGAGTATGTGGAGTCCCTGCACCAGAATTCAAGAACACGGTTGCTCTACGGCAAGAACAACGTGCTAGTGCAGCCA AAGGAGGACATGGAGGCTGTCCCTGGCTACCTCTCCCTGCACCAGTCCGCAGAGAGCCTAACTCTGAAATGGACCCCCAACCAACTCATGAACGGGACTCTGGGGGACTCCGAGCTGGAGAAAAG CGTTTACTGGGACTATGCCCTGGTTGTGCCCTTCAGTCAGATTGTCTGCATCCACTGCCACCAGCAAA AGAGCGGCGGCACACTCGTGCTGGTGAGCCAGGATGGCATCCAGAGGCCGCCACTGCACTTCCCACAGGGAGGACACCTGCTGTCCTTTCTGTCCTGCCTGGAGAATGGACTTCTGCCCCGAGGACAGCTGGAGCCCCCGCTCTGGACCCAGCAGGGGAAG GGGAAAGTGTTCCCCAAGCTACGGAAACGCAGCAGCGTGCGGACTGTGGATGTGGAGGAGATGGGCACCGGGAGGGCCACAGACTACGTGTTCCGGATCATTTACCCTGGCCACAGGCACGAGCACA ATGCTGGTGACATGATTGAAATGCAGGGCTTTGGGCCCAGCCTGCCAACCTGGCACCTGGAGGCCCTGTGCCGCCAgggcccctcctgcctctcctgctcCACCAGCAGCTCCCCATATGCAGCCCCCAGCCATTGCAGCCGTGTCCCCGACCG GTTGCCCCTCAGGCTGCTGTGTGAGAGCATGAAGAGGCAGATTGTGTCCCGGGCCTTCTACGGCT GGCTGGCTTACTGCCGCCACCTGTCCACGGTGAGGACCCATCTGTCAGCGCTCGTGCGTCACAGCATCATCCCGCCTGCCCGGCCCCCAGGAGCCTCCGGGGGCCTCACCAAGGACGTGTGGAGCAAGTATCAGAAGGATGAAAAG AACTACAAGGAGTTGGAGCTGCTACGGCAAGTTTACTATGGAGGTGTGCAGCACGAGATCCGTAAGGATGTCTGGCCCTTTCTGCTTGGCCACTACAAGTTTGGCATGAGCAAGAAGGAGATGGAGCAG GTGGACTCAGCAGTGGCAGCAAGGTACAAGCGGGTGCTGGCAGAGTGGAAGGCCTGCGAGGTGGCAGTGAGGCAGCGGGAGAGGGACGCTCAGCCAGCCACACTCACCAAGTTCTCCTCGGGCAGCAGCATCGACAGCCATGTGCAGCGCCTCATCCACCGAGATTCCACCATCAGCAATGAC GTATTTCTCTCTGTGGATGACCTGGAGCCCCCAAAGCCCCCAGGCGCTGAAGATCCCAGACCCGAGCCTGAGCAGGAGCCGGAAGCAGGGCCCCCCGGCACCACCATGGTGGAACAGCAGCAGTCAGTGGAGTTTGACTCTCCAGACTCAGGACTGCCATCCTCTCGCAATTACTCCGTGGCCTCGGGCATCCAGTCGAGCATAGACGAGGGGCAGAGCATGGGCTTCGAGGAGGAGGACGATGGCGGTGGGGAGGAAGGCTCCGACGGGCCGGTCCTGGCAGCCCGTGTTTTCTCCGAGCCCCAAGATCCCACCCAGGAGAAGGCCTCGCGGGCTCGCgagctggaggcaggggaggagctggcGGCCGTGTGCGCTGCTGCCTACACT ATAGAATTACTGGATACTATGGCCTTAAATCTGCACCGCATAGACAAGGATGTGCAGCGATGTGACCGCAATTACTGGTACTTCACGCCCCCCAACCTGGAGAGGCTCAGAGACGTCATGTGCAG CTACGTGTGGGAGCACCTGGACGTGGGCTATGTGCAGGGCATGTGCGACCTGCTGGCACCTCTCCTGGTCGTCCTCGATGATG ATCAGCTGGCCTACAGCTGTTTCAGCCACCTCATGAAGAGGATGAGCCAGAACTTCCCCAACGGGGGCGCCATGGACACCCACTTTGCCAACATGCGCTCCCTCATCCAG ATCCTGGACTCAGAGCTGTTTGAGCTGATGCATCAGAATGGAGACTACACCCACTTTTACTTCTGTTACCGCTGGTTCCTCCTGGATTTTAAGAGAG AGCTGCTATACGAGGACGTGTTTGCCGTGTGGGAAGTGATCTGGGCGGCCCGGCACATCTCATCAGAGCACTTTGTCCTGTTCATCGCCCTGGCCCTGGTAGAGGCCTACCGTGAGATTATCCGGGACAACAACATGGACTTCACCGACATCATCAAGTTCTTCAATG TTCTGTCTCCCCCAGAACGGGCTGAGCATCACGATGCCCAGGAGATCCTGCAGATTGCCCGGGACCTCGTCCACAAGGTGCAGATGCTCATAGAGAACAAGTGA